One Anaeromusa acidaminophila DSM 3853 genomic window, AAAAACCAGGAACTACAGTTCCCGAAGACGCTGTAATTCGCATTCTTGGAGACTCTATCGGCTATGTCAGCCGTGGCGGGCTCAAGCTGGAAAAAGCGTTGCAGCATTTTGCACTGGATCTTAACGGCAAAATCATGGCCGATGTCGGCGCTTCGACAGGCGGCTTTACTGACTGCGCTTTAAAACGCGGCGCTGCCAAGGTGTACGCTATTGATGTCGGGTATGGACAACTGGCCTGGTCCTTGCGTACAGATGAACGCGTTGTTAATATGGAACGCACAAACGTTCGGAATTTAACCGCGGATTCATTGGGAGAAAAGGTTGACTTTATTTCCATAGATGTTGCTTTTATTTCCCTTGATAAAGTTCTGCCTGTAGTACGACAGCTTTTAGCGTCGCCTCATGGAGAAGTAATTGCTTTAATTAAGCCGCAATTTGAAGCTGGCCGAGAACATGTTGGGAAAAAAGGCGTTGTTCGTGATCCGGCTATTCATAAGCAAGTAATTCAAAAGGTATTGCAAACTGCGGTGCAACTTGACTTTACTCCATTGGGACTGACCTTTTCACCGATTAAAGGGCCGGAAGGTAATATCGAATATTTGCTGCATTTGGGGGTTTCCGATGAAACCGGAGCAGAAGAGGTAAACGTGGACGCCATTGTGCAAGAGGCCCATACGCATTTGAAAGAAACTCGCTAAGGAGGCTGCGGCATGCTGCGAATCGGTATATTCCCTAATAAAAATAAACCGTTAGCCAGAAATATTTTAAACACCCTGCTGCAGCTGATTACAGAACGAGGCGGACAAGGGCTGCTTCCAGAGTCATTAGGAACTGACTGGCTAGGAGATCAGGCTGCTTGTCCGGATGAAACCTTGCGGGAACAGATTGACCTGGCCATTACTCTGGGTGGAGACGGCACTTTGCTAAGTGTTTCCAGAAGACTGGCTTGCAGTGGCATCCCTATTTTGGGAATTAACTTGGGACAACTTGGCTTCCTAGCAGACGTAGAGGTAGCCGAATTGGCCCAAAGCATGGATTGCCTTTTTTCTGGTTCCTATACGCTGCAGCAGCGCATTATGGTGGAAGCCTGGGTAGAACGTGGCACAGAACGGGAATTCCTTTCGTATGCTATGAATGAAGTGGTAGTGACCAAAAGCGGCTTTTCCCGTCTGATCGATTTGGAAATAGCGATGAAATGCGAACCGGTGACCAAATTCTCCGCCGACGGCGTGATTGTGGCTACGCCAACCGGTTCCACCGGGTATTCGCTCTCCGCTGGAGGGCCGATTGTGCATCCAGAACTAGATGTGCTGCTGCTGACGCCAATCTGCTCGAATACTTTGCATGCAAGACCATTTGTCATTCCAGGGCACGAAGAACTGTGTATTCGAGTACCTGCGCCTCAAGGAGATATTTTAGTTACCGCCGATGGACAAAACGGGTATCATGTGCAACCGGGAGAATCGATTTGCATTCGTCGAGCTGCCGCCAAAACGCCGTTCATTCGTTTGCCGGGAACTTCTTATTATGAGGCGCTACGCCGTAAACTTTGGAGAAACTATGAAGATCGCGATTAATGGTCTTGCTATTTGGCAGTCCTTGTTTTTGTCCAAGCTTGCTTCGGTTCGTTTCGCTGTCGACGCAACTGCCGGTAATGGCCATGACACCTTGTTCTTGGCTGCCTCTACGCAGCCGGGCTGCCGCATCTGGGCATTGGATATTCAAGCGCAGGCGTTGGAGAAAACAAAGGCTCGTTTGACGGAAGCCCAACTGCAGGATAAAGTTACTCTTTGCTGTCACAGCCATGAGGAACTGAGGAAAGTCCTTCCGGAAGCGCCTGATTGTATTGTTTTTAATCTTGGCTATTTACCAGGGGGAGATCATAGCATGACGACGCAGGCGGTTACTACGCTGCCTGCCTTGGAGCAAGCCCTGCAATTGTTGCGTCCCGGCGGCTGGTGCAGTGTTATGCTATATCCAGGTCATAAAGCTGGCAAAGAGGAACGGCAACAGATTTTGTCATGGGCGTCCTCTCTAGAACGCACTGCTGCCAGTGCAAGCCATTGGCATATGTTGAATCATCAAGAAGGCGCCCCGGAACTGCTCTTGTTAGAAAAGCCGTGTTAGACTGAGAACGGCACAGGAGTAAAGTGAGTAAATAGAGGGTACGCCGAAGGTTCCATAATGGAGCCTTCGGTTTTTAAATATATTCTTCCTAGCCAGCTTTTCCGCTCTGAGTGTCGTTTCTATTGAATAAATCACCACTGCCTTGCTCTTTTTCTGGATAAATATTCATTTATAAGGTACACTATAAGCAATGAATGTTAATTTTGATTATTAGGGCTTCTTAAAGATGGAGAAAGAGGTGCAAGGGCAGTGAAAATATTACGTCATGCGAAAATCAAGGAAATCGTCGAACAACAAGTAATCGAAACCCAAGAGGAACTGGCGGAATCACTGCGCAGCCATGGCATCGAAGTGACACAGGCTACAGTATCTCGCGATATTAAAGAGCTGCGCTTGATTAAAGTTCCTACTGGCGATGGTCGTTATCGCTATGCCTACCCGATGGAACAAAGTTTGCTTTTTTCTCAATCCCGAATGGAACGGATGTTTCGCGACTCGGTAGTAGCTATTGACTATAGCGAAAATATTATCGTTTTAAAAACCTTGCCTGGCGGAGGACAAGCGGTAGCCGCCACCATTGACCATGCTAAGTGGCCGGAAGTGATCGGTACAGTAGCTGGTGATGACAATATTTTAGTAGTGGTCAAGCCCGCGCAAGCGGCGCCAACAGTTGCGGATCGTTTCCGAGGACTTCTCTAGAGGTGTCTAAGCATGTTAAAACGTTTAGGAGTTACACAGTTTGCTATAATTGAACAAGCATCCCTGTCTTTTACTACGGGTTTCAACGTACTCACAGGTGAAACCGGCGCTGGTAAATCCATCTTAATTGATGCTTTGAATGCCGTTTTAGGAGGCAGAGCCTCTTTGGAATGGGTTCGTCAAGGAGCGGAT contains:
- a CDS encoding TlyA family RNA methyltransferase, encoding MKKERLDVLLVAQGHFPSRERARAAIMAGMVLANEQKIEKPGTTVPEDAVIRILGDSIGYVSRGGLKLEKALQHFALDLNGKIMADVGASTGGFTDCALKRGAAKVYAIDVGYGQLAWSLRTDERVVNMERTNVRNLTADSLGEKVDFISIDVAFISLDKVLPVVRQLLASPHGEVIALIKPQFEAGREHVGKKGVVRDPAIHKQVIQKVLQTAVQLDFTPLGLTFSPIKGPEGNIEYLLHLGVSDETGAEEVNVDAIVQEAHTHLKETR
- a CDS encoding NAD(+)/NADH kinase — protein: MLRIGIFPNKNKPLARNILNTLLQLITERGGQGLLPESLGTDWLGDQAACPDETLREQIDLAITLGGDGTLLSVSRRLACSGIPILGINLGQLGFLADVEVAELAQSMDCLFSGSYTLQQRIMVEAWVERGTEREFLSYAMNEVVVTKSGFSRLIDLEIAMKCEPVTKFSADGVIVATPTGSTGYSLSAGGPIVHPELDVLLLTPICSNTLHARPFVIPGHEELCIRVPAPQGDILVTADGQNGYHVQPGESICIRRAAAKTPFIRLPGTSYYEALRRKLWRNYEDRD
- a CDS encoding tRNA (mnm(5)s(2)U34)-methyltransferase, with amino-acid sequence MKIAINGLAIWQSLFLSKLASVRFAVDATAGNGHDTLFLAASTQPGCRIWALDIQAQALEKTKARLTEAQLQDKVTLCCHSHEELRKVLPEAPDCIVFNLGYLPGGDHSMTTQAVTTLPALEQALQLLRPGGWCSVMLYPGHKAGKEERQQILSWASSLERTAASASHWHMLNHQEGAPELLLLEKPC
- the argR gene encoding arginine repressor; the encoded protein is MKILRHAKIKEIVEQQVIETQEELAESLRSHGIEVTQATVSRDIKELRLIKVPTGDGRYRYAYPMEQSLLFSQSRMERMFRDSVVAIDYSENIIVLKTLPGGGQAVAATIDHAKWPEVIGTVAGDDNILVVVKPAQAAPTVADRFRGLL